A single region of the Pelobates fuscus isolate aPelFus1 chromosome 4, aPelFus1.pri, whole genome shotgun sequence genome encodes:
- the LOC134608311 gene encoding uncharacterized protein LOC134608311, with product METDQKLRVLKTKPGLLNPTFTTEAEAGKGRNIVMTNTVTVIRGTNQKMDNNPKLLTPKLKKAQDYIKLQSHGCSPDNLFVKRESEEDQQVKGRLYTTKTALSTDIKNMDNFPLKRPFKLAPLELPAEVKEVQMQKIRAMQDDIFLDKQKTSFNVPRRKPMSIDNPTKRDVIRKDTLAENTLPTLKINLNAAKSPMPEENPSSQQPFQLDQGYTQAALSTVPKLKARRSNNNNSSLHNTQTNPPQTSTKSRFRHLAKPNENESQSKLAIIQLNREHLQETTANKKK from the exons atgGAAACTGATCAGAAGCTGAGAGTATTGAAGACAAAACCAGGGCTCTTAAATCCCACC TTCACAACTGAAGCAGAAGCAGGAAAAGGAAGAAACATTGTTatgacaaacacagtcacagtcaTTCGGGGAACAAACCAGAAAATGGACAATAACCCCAAATTGTTGACACCTAAACTAAAGAAAGCACAAGATTATATAAAGTTGCAATCACATGGCTGTAGTCCTGATAACCTCTTCGTAAAAAGGGAAAGTGAAGAGGATCAACAGGTGAAAGGCAGACTCTATACCACAAAAACTGCATTGTCAACAGACATCAAAAACATGGATAATTTTCCATTAAAAAGGCCATTTAAATTAGCACCGTTAGAACTCCCTGCTGAAGTTAAAGAAGTGCAAATGCAAAAAATCAGGGCCATGCAAGATGACATTTTTTTGGATAAACAGAAAACGTCTTTCAATGTCCCCAGAAGAAAACCTATGTCAATAGATAACCCTACAAAAAGAGATGTCATAAGGAAAGACACCTTAGCGGAAAATACATTGCCCACGCTTAAAATAAACTTGAATGCTGCAAAAAGCCCCATGCCAGAAGAGAACCCAAGTTCCCAACAACCTTTTCAGCTGGACCAAGGATACACCCAAGCAGCGCTTTCTACTGTCCCTAAACTGAAAGCAAGGAGAAGCAACAATAACAATTCATCATTACACAATACCCAGACGAATCCCCCGCAGACGTCTACAAAATCACGTTTTAGACACTTAGCAAAACCAAATGAAAATGAGAGTCAAAGCAAGCTTGCCATTATACAACTAAACAGAGAGCATTTACAGGAGACAACTGCcaacaaaaaaaagtga